TGAAGGGAAGAAGGGACAGACGGTCTCGGATATTAGCAAGAATCTTAAAGTTACTTCTCCTACGGTTACACAAATGGTCAATAGCCTAATTGTACAAGGATATGTAGTTCGTACTGCCGATGCACAGGATCGGAGAATTAGTGAAATCACGCTTACTGAAAAAGGAGAGCATCTGGCTGAAATGGCTGTTGCGAAATCCCGAAAAACCTTTAAAGGAATGATTGATTATCTGGGCAAGGAGCAAACCGATACATTAATGGAGCTGTTAAACGGAGTTTACGATTATTTCGAAGAATTGAACGAACAGCAAAGTGAATCCTAATCCTTCATATAAAAAAAGAGGTGTCGCACAGCCTAAGCTGTTTACGGACATCTCTAATGGAAGGTTATTTGTGATTAATGTGTAGCAGGTACAGACTTTTCAAGGTTTTTGCTTCCGCTTTTTCCCTCTGCGGTTACCTCCATTTTTTTCTCACCACTACGTAACGGAATCTCTTTAAGGAACACTACAAGCAGTGCTGCGATAAGTAGCAGCGCCGTACCGCTTAAGAATACAACCGTCAGGGAATCGCTTAGTGCGTTCCGCAGCATCTCTATTAATTGATTGAAGAGCGGCCATAGCAATGTTGCTCATAAAGGCCATTATGATCATGGCTGCAACCATAAATGGCATACCAATCAGGGCATAACGTTTGTATTTACCTGATTTGGAGATCCATCTTCCCACAAGCGTACTAAGTACAATCATTGCAAGTGACATCGGCATATTAATAAATCCGGAGTTGGTTGGGGAGACGCCTTCTACACCTTGGACAAAGAACGGTAGATAGATCATTGCGCCCATCATACCGGCATTCATCAGGAAGCCGACAATCATTGAGATGGTTACGATGGAATTCTTAAATAAGGATAATGGTAATACTGGGCTTTTAGCTTTTCGTTCAATCAGAATCAAAATGATGACTCCCAGAATAGATGCCCCGAACAAGCTGAGAATTTCTGGAGAACCCCAGTCATATTTTGTTCCCGCCCATGAAAATCCGAGCAAGAGTGCAACAATGGTAAGGGAAAGGAAAATGGAGCCTAAATAGTCGATGGATTCAGAGGTGGAGCGTGCAGTTTTAGGGAACATTCTCCAAATCATAAAGAAAGCCACGATACCGAAAGGTAGGAAGATCCAGAAGATCCATTTCCAGGCCATGTGATCCACCATGAAGCCGCCAAGGGTAGGACCAATTACGCTAGAGAAACCAAATATGGCCATCATAATTCCAGTCCACTTGGCTCTCTCTCTAGGAGCGAACAAATCACCTACAGCGGTTACGGTAGCCGACATTAAAATCCCGCCGCCTAGACCTTGAATCCCGCGATAAGTGATCATTTGAAAAATATTGGTCGACAATCCGGACAGGAAAGCCCCTATAATAAAAATAATGATCCCTGCTAAGAGGAATGGCTTTCTCCCATAAATATCGGATAATTTACCGACAAGTACGGTAGCGATTGTAGAGGTGAGCATATAGATGGTGATTACCCAGGTATAATGTTCAATTCCTCCAAGCATCGCAATAATTCGGGGCATTGCAGTGCCCACAATCGTCTGGTTGATTGCTGCGAAAAACATAGCCGCCATTAAAGCAATCATAATTGTAACTTTCTTTTTCTGAGTGAGATGCTCCAGAGCTATTCCTCTCCTTTAACTTCTATATATTGTAGTTTGGGAATTCACGTCTTAATAATTAGGTAGCCAAACTATCATTTATGTATAATACACAAATCCATCGTTTATCACAATAGTTTAATTATTAAATTTTTATCTAATAAGAATGTGATTTGGACTTGATTTTTTGGAAATAGGTAAGTAATCTAATTAGATTGAGTTAAATTGGAGGTGCCCTATGGATACTCAAAATAGTCAAGAGCAGAAGCTAATCATAGCATTTGAAAATATTAAACGTTTGACGGCTCGTCCGTCCTCGAAGGAAGCTATTTCGTATAGAGAATTTATGATGATGTATGTCATAAACAATTTGATGAAGCGAAAGAAGCTTTCAGACGAAGTCGAAGAGCAGCAGGGAGTCATGATTTCCAGATTAAGCGACCTGCTCCAAATTAGCAGACCTACTGCGACACAAATGGTTAACAGTTTGGAGGAGAAGGGTTACGTGGTGCGAACAACGTCCGATACAGATCGGCGAGTTGTATATATTGGTCTGACGAATAAAGGGGAGCAGATTTATGATACACAGATGGCTACTTTTTCTGGTATTCTAAGTGAAGTCACGGAAAAAGTAGGTAAGAAAGAGATCGACCAGTTGATTTTTCTGTGTGATCGTTTTCAAGAAGCGGTGCATGAAGTTAGAAGCCGCCAGTTTTTTACTCCATCCGATGAAGCTCCGCTCGTTATGGATTCCGTATAGCAACCATTACAAAAAGATATTTCGGTGCTTCTGACCGGAACGTCTTTTTTCTGCATCCAGCGCAAGGAGGAAATACAATCAGGACATTAGCGATTAGTGATATTCACGGAAGTTATTCTGAATTCAACGCATTGTTAAAAAAAGTGAACTATCGTCCACCCGAAGACAAGCTCATTCTGATGGGAGATTATGTGGATAGAGGTCTCAATAGTAAAGGTGTTGTGGATCAAGTCATGACCCTGAAGCGGGAATGGGACGTTACTGTTCTAAAAGGCAATCACGATAAAATGGCATATGATGCGCTCACCAGCGAAGATGATAAACTGGATACACATTGGCTGAGCAACGGCGGTTTGTATACATTGTTGAGCTATTGTGACACGGATTCTGACTTTTTTAAAGAGGGTTTTGGCTGGAAGGATTATATGTTGCTGAAAGAAGATATTAGAAAGAAATACAAACATCATTTGGATTTTCTAAGTTCATTGCCGCTTTATCATGAGACAGAAGAGCATATTTTTGTTCACGCAGGCATTAATCCATTAGTAGAGAATTGGAAGCAGCAGAAGCCGTATGATTTTATTTGGATCAGAGAAGCATTTTATACGAATCCGGTAGTTAGCACTAATAAAACGGTTATTTTCGGTCATACTTCGACGATGGATCTATATGATTCGGAAGAAATCTGGTTTAGTCCGCAGGGGGATAAAATTGGGGTGGACGGTGGATGCGCATACGGTCAACGTTTGAACTGCTTGGAGATTTCTGGAGGGCAATACATCACACATTTTGTTCGGAATGGGGAGAAGCCTTGAGCTGTCTCCCTTTTTTGCGTTAGTCATGAAATGAACTTAAGAAAATGTAGAATAGCACTGTATAAAACGCAAACTACGTATAAAATAAAGATAGTAGGGGGTGTAATAGGTGAATGCAAATAACAAATATCATATCCTCATGCAAGGGACCATCAGCAAAAATGTGAGCGAAATCTGTAAGGAGTTTGGTATTTCCCGGACGATCTATTATCAGTGGTGTAAAGCTTACCAACAACAGGGTATGGATGGACTTGCGGAGAAGGACCGAAAACCGGTAATGCCTAATAAAGTAGATAAGCGGACGGAAAGATTGATCTTAAAATATGTTGCCAAGTTCCCTGAAGATGGGCCTAAGCGAATCTTTTATGAACTGCAGGATGAGGGTGTGCAAATAGGGGAGTCAGGTATTTATAATGTGCTGCGTCGAAACGGACTTAGTAAGAGAGTAGAGCGTGAGGCTTACGCCAAAGAAGTCAAAGAAAAGAAGGGCTACGGGGCACAATCCACTAAAACCAATGGGGGTAAAGAGAGACAGAAACCTCTAGACTATAAGATGAAGAATCCGGAAAATGCTCACCCCGGTTATATGTGCCAACAGAGTATTAGCTATATGGGCGTGTTCCCAAGGGTAGGGAAAGTGTATCAATACGTGATCTACGATGCCTATTCTAGATTAAGCTTAGTTAAGCTTTATAATCGGAAGTCTACTATTCATTTTATCGATTTTATGCATCTGAAGGTCATCCCATTGATGAAGACATTAGAATTTCAAATCGACAATCTGGTTACGAACAAGAGTCGCGAATTTACTACGAACTGGGATAGAGGTAAACATAAATACAGCGATTTTTTACATAAGAACAACATTAATCAAGTAGCCATAACTGCAGACCAGACAGAGATATTTCAGCCTTTACAGCAATTTGTTGCGGTGTTGACGAAAGAATTTTACCAGCAGGCTTGGGCGGATGATACGATAGATTCCTTTGATACTTTAGAAAAGCGCTTACATGAATATTTGAGGACCTATAACTTCAGTAGGGTAATAACAGACGGACCTAATCAAGGTAAAATACCATCAGATGTCGCACTTGAGTATACCGGTCAGCATGAGACCTTGCCATTATGGTTATTTACAAGGAGATAACGGATGATGACTAATGTGAAGTATGAAGACAGGATAGGTATCATCGGTGCAGGGATTTCTGGGGTTACAGCTGCCTACCAACTAGCGAAAAAAGGATATACCCATATTACTCTCCTTGAGAAGTCGGACCGAGTAGGTGGCAAATGTCATTCGATTGAATACAAAGGGAAAACCTATGAAATGGGAACCCTAATCGGCTTGCCAACTTATAAACATACGATAGAACTCATGAGAGAGTACGATCTTATGGATAAGGGGCCACTCTTAGAACGGGGATTTTTTGATACAACTGGGCGGAAGACTTCACAGATTCCTATGGACCAGATTCAGGTGTTTGCACAAGAATTCAAACGGTTGCCGGATATTTTGAAGCGTTATAAGTCACTTCAAAAACCGGGTTTTCTCCACTTGCCACCAGATCTATGTCAGCCTTTTTCAGAGTGGTGTGCAGAGAATGAGCTGTCTGTCCTTGGACAGGTTTACATGCATTACTTCAATACCTTTGGTTTCGGTAGTATCCATGATGTGCCTGCTGCATATGTGTTGAAATTTCTAACTTACGATAATCTATTATCCTTTATTGAGATCACTCACATGATTACCTGGCCTAAGGGAGTCACTGAACTCATTAGAAGAATGGCCGACCAAGTAGAGGATCTGCGTCTGACTTGTGAAGTGCTTCATATGGAGCAAGAGATAAACGGTCAGATTCGGGTGGAAACGAGCCAGGATATCTTTTATTTTGACAAGGTTATTTATACAGCTTCCTTAGAGCATCTAGGCGATATGGTTCACTTATCATCGGAGGACAGAACGTTATTAGAGTGCATTACCTACGAACAGTTTCGGGTATATGCCTACAGAGTGAAGGGGTTACCGGAGCTTTCCGGATATATCCCCTGCAACATGAATCCTGAACGTAAGGGACATATGATGGCATGGTATTACAGGTGGGCAGACATGGGGACAACGGATCTAGTTACGGTTTATGTAGCGGAGAATGATGAAATGACAGATCTAGAGATGCGGGAAAAGGTAGAAAATAAACTTCGCGAGCTTGGCGGCGAGAACATTCGTCTGTATATGATGAAGCGCTGGAAGCAGTTCCCTCATGTAGATTCTAATGCGATCCGTGAAGGCTTTTATGAACGGCTTGATCAGATGCAGGGGAGAGATAAGATCTATTATGCTGGAGAAATCATGAATTTTCCTACACTGGAGAACTGTATCGTATATTCGAAATACTTGGTTGAAAGATTTTTTTAAAATAGAGCTGTGAGTAGCCTTGTCCACAAAGAAATTTGTCGACAAGGTTTTTTTTACATTGCATAAAGTATATATTTGGGGCCCCCCGCAAAGTACCTGAGTATACATCGAAGCAAAATTCCACTTTGTGGGGATATTTTACGTTCAAGTTAGGTTTACAGTGTGTAGTTCTGCAGACATATATTCTAATAGATTCCCCTATTTGGGGTAGGTCCCTTGATAATTTTCAGTACTATTGATGTGTAAACTCAACTCGAAATGAGACTATTAAAACCTTGATAAATCAACGTTTTGAGCGGTTTGATCGTTCGGAGTGGGATGGGATATATTGGACTCAAGACATAACTTATATACAAAACTTTAAGGAGGAATAAATCATGTTTTTATTCGAATCGATTCCCTGGTACTCTGCTCTAATGTGGTTAGTGGTACTTGCAGGATTAATGATTTTCAACGAAATAGCTCGAAAGAGCAAGTGGTTTTCAATCATTCTGTTTATAGTTGTCCCTATTGTTCTTACCGTAGCGGTTTGGCCAAATACGGCAGGCGAAGGCTCCAGTACTGGAACATGGTTTCACTGGGTAAAAGTTTATTCTGCCTTGGCAGGATGTATAGGGTTCATGGCTATCCGTTATGTTAAAGGTTGGGACAAGAACAAATATATATTAATGTTCCCGGCTATTATCCTTGCAGTTAACATTCTTGAAGCGGTTATCCGTGATTTCCAAGTGTACAGTTTGCAGGGCATGGTGGATGGCGTAATGATGGTAGGTGGTCCTTGGAACATTATGAACGGGATCGCAGGTATTTTGAACATTATTACGATTTCTGGTTGGATGGGTATTGTTATTAGTAAAGACAAGAGTAAGGATATGTTGTGGCCCGACCAGCTTTGGTTCTGGATCATTGCTTATGACATTTGGAACTTTGCCTATGTATATAACGCAGTTTCTGACCATTCCTTCTATGCAGGCGCAGCCCTTTTGATCTCTTGTACCATTCCAGCGTTCTTCTTCAAAAAAGGGGCGTGGCTGCAGCACCGTGCACAAACTTTGGCAATTTGGATGATGTTTACGATGTCTTTCCCAGCGTTTGTTGGCGATTCAAAGTTCTCCGTACAATCTTCTCACAGCGAAACGGCACTTTGGGTTGTGAGTGCATTATCTTTAGCAGCTAATATTGCAGTGTTTGTCTATCACTTCTATAAAATTAACAAACACAAACGCAATCCGCTTAAAGTGGAAGTTTATACAGATTTAGCGGCTTATAAGACGATTGCTGAGAGTGCGAAATAATAGAGATATTATAATGATATTAAAAGAAAGAAGTTCCAGCCTTGTTAGGGTTGGAACTTCTTTTTTTACGTAAATGTAAGGATCGTTCAAGGGTATAAACCTGCAAAAGTACATTTTTTAATGATACGAAGAGGGCTAGAGCATTAATTCCTGCAAATCCGCAGTTATTCTTGCTCCAGAATAAGCCTTCGAGCCATAAGTGAAGATTTACCTGTACTTTTGCAGGCTTTCTCTAGTCCTGCGAAAGGTTTGGGTGAATACTAGTGAAGACCCACATCCATAGGCTTCTGCTTCTGCGCACGAAACTCTTTCCTTTTGATATAAAATAAGATACAAGTCAGCAAAAACACACAGATTAAAGTTGCCGTATACGTAAAACTGCTATCCCAAAACATAAGCTGAACATTCATTAAGGAGTGAACGCCTATCACGAAAAATAGATTGTTGGTTAAGACATAGAGTAATGAGAAAATGACCCCTAGAATTACAAGAATGATAAAATCATAAACAAAGTCCATTCCGACTAATCCCGTATAGATCCGGTTTGGGATATGTATGGCAGCAAAGATCGATTGTGAGATGAACATTGCATAAACAATGCGTGAAGTATTGCTGTTGATTCTTTGTAATAAAAGATAGATTTGAACAAGCAGAAAGCCCCGAAATAAGACTTCTTCCAATAAAGCATTTCCGAAAATCTGACCCAAGAGTTCACCAAAGACGACATTCGAGTTTCTAAAAATATCATCGTTGAATGATAAACTTGAGTGAGTCAGTAGTGTCATACATAAATCAACAATGTTAATAGCGAGCCAAAATAGAAAAGTACCAATAAGTCCTGCTAATAATTTATTCTTTTTTAACCCCAAATCCCTTAGAGATAATTTAGCTATCATACATAAGAAAATAACCACTTCTAATACAAGACCGAACAGATTTGCAGCTAACGTTTCGTTGATCCATCCGCTTGTGCTTTTGGCAATAATGCTTAAAGTTCCATTTTCAAAAAGGATGAGGTTAACCATTAAAGTGAAGAGAATATGAATAAAAATGAGACTAACAATAAAACGTAGCGGTGTAGGTTTAATTTCAAATATTGATGGCATATCGGTTACTTTATTGCTCAGCATGATTTGTAATCCTCCTTATTTTTCACCTGAGAATCGAGCATTCTGGAGCGCTGTTCATAATACATAATTTCCCATAATATACCTGAGATTTTACCATATTCTTCAGTACTCGAGTTCACCATTATAAAAATCATATCTCCTCTCTAATCCTTCACACTTCCCTAGATTGACAGATGCAGGGGCACTGGCTATACTTGAAATGTTAAAATGCAAATCGGATAAAACGTTGATGAAAATGAAGTACGCCGGAGGATGGCTTGATCAGAGAACAGGTTCCTTTACGAAATCATTTCGTAATGGCTGTGAGAACCTTGAAGACAGGCCGGTGGAAAGCTAATTTCGGAGTGTGAGATCACAAGCTCACCGGGGGCACCCGTTATCAGCCGCGACAAGGCGATCGTCTGTAGCTTTCCCGTAAATCGGGTCAAGGCGATAACCAGGGTGGTACCGCGATATTAATCGTCCCTGAATTATTCAGGGGCGTTTTTTTGTTTTTGTTTTTTAGCATTTTGTAAATTCCGGCTTAGGTGCCGAATTAATGATGAGACGGGAGCTGTAAACAATGAAGGCAAGTGAAATTCGTTCCAAATGGCTTAAGTTTTTTGAAAGTAAAGGTCACAAGATTGAACCTAGTGCGTCCCTAGTACCGCATAACGATCCCTCGCTGCTGTGGATCAATGCAGGTATGGCACCGCTGAAAGCATACTTCGATGGCCGTGAGATTCCTGAGAATCCGCGCCTGACGAACTCGCAGAAATGTATTCGTACCAATGATATCGAGAATGTAGGTAAGACACGCCGTCACCATACTTTCTTCGAAATGTTAGGTAACTTCTCTATCGGCGATTATTTCAAAGAAGAAGCTATCACATGGGCTTGGGAATTCTTGACTGGCAAGGAGTGGATCGGATTCGATCCAGAACGTATCTCCGTGACTGTGTACGCTGAGGATGAAGAAGCTTTCAAACTGTGGAATGATAAAGTAGGATTGCCAGCAGAGCGCATCATTAAGCTGGGAGATGAGAACTTTTGGGATATCGGCGAAGGCCCTTGTGGTCCTTGCTCGGAAATCTTTTATGACCGCGGCGAAGCTTACGGCAGCGACATGAGCGACCCAGAAATGTATCCAGGTGGAGAAAACGAACGTTGGCTTGAAGTATGGAACCTAGTGTTCTCACAGTTCAACCATAACAAGGATGGCAGCTATACACCGCTTCCGAATAAGAATATTGATACCGGTGCTGGACTGGAGCGTTTTGCTTCTATTCTGCAAGATGTGGATTCCAACTTTGATACCGATTTGTTCCAACCCATTATCCAAAAGACAGCTGAGCTTGCTGGTGTAACTTATAAAGATAACGTTGAGCAGGATATCGCTCTTAAAGTTATCGCTGACCATGTACGTACCGTAACTTTTGCAGTAGGTGATGGAGTACTTCCTTCTAATGAAGGTCGCGGTTATATTATCCGCCGTTTGCTACGCCGTGCCGTTCGTTACGGAAAGACCTTGGGTCTGGATCGTCCATTCCTGCATGAGCTGACTGAAACCGTTGGCGAGATTATGGGTGTGTATTATCCATCCGTTGTCGAGAACCGTGAATATATCGCAAAGATTATCCGTACAGAAGAAGAACGTTTCCACGAGACATTGTCTGATGGTTTGGCTATCTTGGGTGAGATCAGCAGTAAAGCAAAGGCAGATGGCCTTAGCACGATTGCTGGTGCCGATGCATTTAAGCTATATGATACTTACGGATTCCCGTTTGACCTGACCGAAGATTTTGCTGCGGAGCAAGGATTGACAGTAGACCGTGAAGGCTTCGATGTCGCCATGCAAGAACAGCGTGACCGCGCAAGAGCTGCACGTCATGATGGTGGCAGTATGAAGATTCAGGGAGGCGCATTAGCTGATCTGACGGTTAAAAGTGAATTTGTTGGATATAATGACTCGGTAACAGAGTCGAAAATTATGGCTATTGTTGTGGGTGACGAACTGGTGGATACTGCTGGTGAAGGCGTAGAGTGCCAAGTCATTCTTGAGGCAACTCCTTTCTACGCTGAAAGTGGCGGACAAGTGAGTGACACGGGTGTGCTTACTGGCGGTTCGGTTACGGCTAAGGTAAAAGGATTGTTCAAGGCTCCACATGGCCAACACGTACATTTGGTAACTGTGGAATCTGGAGAATTGAAAGTAGGCGAGTCGGTTCGCGCTGAAGTGGATCGTGCACAGCGTGAAGATATCGTGAAGAACCATACAGCCACACATCTACTGCACAAAGCGCTCAAAGAGGTTCTTGGCGGTCATGTCAATCAAGCAGGATCATTAGTGGAAGGTGCACGTTTGCGGTTTGACTTCTCACATTTCGGAGCGATTACTCCGGAAGAACTAAGCGACATCGAGCATCGCGTGAATGCACAAATCTGGCGTGGTCTTGATGTAGTCATTGAGAACAAGCCAATTGATGAAGCTAAAGCTATGGGAGCTATGGCACTTTTTGGTGAGAAATATGGCAATATCGTCCGTGTCGTTCAGGTCGGCGATTACAGCCTTGAGCTTTGTGGAGGATGCCACGTATCCAACACGTCGCAGATCGGCATTTTCAAGCTGCTTAGCGAAAGTGGCATTGGTTCTGGTGTGCGCCGGATTGAAGCAGTAACCGGACGTTACGCTTACCAGTTCACTGAGAGTCAACTGGATCTGCTCAAGCAATCTGCGGGTCTA
The window above is part of the Paenibacillus sp. FSL K6-0276 genome. Proteins encoded here:
- a CDS encoding MarR family transcriptional regulator; the protein is MILWGVLMKEDKYQNVDGLMEAFQQFAKMNWRKTTMWGLKPSEVRMLVSLKLCIEREGKKGQTVSDISKNLKVTSPTVTQMVNSLIVQGYVVRTADAQDRRISEITLTEKGEHLAEMAVAKSRKTFKGMIDYLGKEQTDTLMELLNGVYDYFEELNEQQSES
- a CDS encoding MarR family transcriptional regulator, which produces MDTQNSQEQKLIIAFENIKRLTARPSSKEAISYREFMMMYVINNLMKRKKLSDEVEEQQGVMISRLSDLLQISRPTATQMVNSLEEKGYVVRTTSDTDRRVVYIGLTNKGEQIYDTQMATFSGILSEVTEKVGKKEIDQLIFLCDRFQEAVHEVRSRQFFTPSDEAPLVMDSV
- a CDS encoding metallophosphoesterase family protein; translation: MSDIHGSYSEFNALLKKVNYRPPEDKLILMGDYVDRGLNSKGVVDQVMTLKREWDVTVLKGNHDKMAYDALTSEDDKLDTHWLSNGGLYTLLSYCDTDSDFFKEGFGWKDYMLLKEDIRKKYKHHLDFLSSLPLYHETEEHIFVHAGINPLVENWKQQKPYDFIWIREAFYTNPVVSTNKTVIFGHTSTMDLYDSEEIWFSPQGDKIGVDGGCAYGQRLNCLEISGGQYITHFVRNGEKP
- a CDS encoding helix-turn-helix domain-containing protein, coding for MNANNKYHILMQGTISKNVSEICKEFGISRTIYYQWCKAYQQQGMDGLAEKDRKPVMPNKVDKRTERLILKYVAKFPEDGPKRIFYELQDEGVQIGESGIYNVLRRNGLSKRVEREAYAKEVKEKKGYGAQSTKTNGGKERQKPLDYKMKNPENAHPGYMCQQSISYMGVFPRVGKVYQYVIYDAYSRLSLVKLYNRKSTIHFIDFMHLKVIPLMKTLEFQIDNLVTNKSREFTTNWDRGKHKYSDFLHKNNINQVAITADQTEIFQPLQQFVAVLTKEFYQQAWADDTIDSFDTLEKRLHEYLRTYNFSRVITDGPNQGKIPSDVALEYTGQHETLPLWLFTRR
- a CDS encoding FAD-dependent oxidoreductase encodes the protein MMTNVKYEDRIGIIGAGISGVTAAYQLAKKGYTHITLLEKSDRVGGKCHSIEYKGKTYEMGTLIGLPTYKHTIELMREYDLMDKGPLLERGFFDTTGRKTSQIPMDQIQVFAQEFKRLPDILKRYKSLQKPGFLHLPPDLCQPFSEWCAENELSVLGQVYMHYFNTFGFGSIHDVPAAYVLKFLTYDNLLSFIEITHMITWPKGVTELIRRMADQVEDLRLTCEVLHMEQEINGQIRVETSQDIFYFDKVIYTASLEHLGDMVHLSSEDRTLLECITYEQFRVYAYRVKGLPELSGYIPCNMNPERKGHMMAWYYRWADMGTTDLVTVYVAENDEMTDLEMREKVENKLRELGGENIRLYMMKRWKQFPHVDSNAIREGFYERLDQMQGRDKIYYAGEIMNFPTLENCIVYSKYLVERFF
- a CDS encoding DUF5692 family protein, giving the protein MFLFESIPWYSALMWLVVLAGLMIFNEIARKSKWFSIILFIVVPIVLTVAVWPNTAGEGSSTGTWFHWVKVYSALAGCIGFMAIRYVKGWDKNKYILMFPAIILAVNILEAVIRDFQVYSLQGMVDGVMMVGGPWNIMNGIAGILNIITISGWMGIVISKDKSKDMLWPDQLWFWIIAYDIWNFAYVYNAVSDHSFYAGAALLISCTIPAFFFKKGAWLQHRAQTLAIWMMFTMSFPAFVGDSKFSVQSSHSETALWVVSALSLAANIAVFVYHFYKINKHKRNPLKVEVYTDLAAYKTIAESAK
- a CDS encoding CPBP family intramembrane glutamic endopeptidase; protein product: MLSNKVTDMPSIFEIKPTPLRFIVSLIFIHILFTLMVNLILFENGTLSIIAKSTSGWINETLAANLFGLVLEVVIFLCMIAKLSLRDLGLKKNKLLAGLIGTFLFWLAINIVDLCMTLLTHSSLSFNDDIFRNSNVVFGELLGQIFGNALLEEVLFRGFLLVQIYLLLQRINSNTSRIVYAMFISQSIFAAIHIPNRIYTGLVGMDFVYDFIILVILGVIFSLLYVLTNNLFFVIGVHSLMNVQLMFWDSSFTYTATLICVFLLTCILFYIKRKEFRAQKQKPMDVGLH
- the alaS gene encoding alanine--tRNA ligase, which produces MKASEIRSKWLKFFESKGHKIEPSASLVPHNDPSLLWINAGMAPLKAYFDGREIPENPRLTNSQKCIRTNDIENVGKTRRHHTFFEMLGNFSIGDYFKEEAITWAWEFLTGKEWIGFDPERISVTVYAEDEEAFKLWNDKVGLPAERIIKLGDENFWDIGEGPCGPCSEIFYDRGEAYGSDMSDPEMYPGGENERWLEVWNLVFSQFNHNKDGSYTPLPNKNIDTGAGLERFASILQDVDSNFDTDLFQPIIQKTAELAGVTYKDNVEQDIALKVIADHVRTVTFAVGDGVLPSNEGRGYIIRRLLRRAVRYGKTLGLDRPFLHELTETVGEIMGVYYPSVVENREYIAKIIRTEEERFHETLSDGLAILGEISSKAKADGLSTIAGADAFKLYDTYGFPFDLTEDFAAEQGLTVDREGFDVAMQEQRDRARAARHDGGSMKIQGGALADLTVKSEFVGYNDSVTESKIMAIVVGDELVDTAGEGVECQVILEATPFYAESGGQVSDTGVLTGGSVTAKVKGLFKAPHGQHVHLVTVESGELKVGESVRAEVDRAQREDIVKNHTATHLLHKALKEVLGGHVNQAGSLVEGARLRFDFSHFGAITPEELSDIEHRVNAQIWRGLDVVIENKPIDEAKAMGAMALFGEKYGNIVRVVQVGDYSLELCGGCHVSNTSQIGIFKLLSESGIGSGVRRIEAVTGRYAYQFTESQLDLLKQSAGLLKSSLNDVPKRIEALHNQVRELSRENESLQSKLSATFAAELTSSVKTVGAGTQLLAVAVQAGNMDALRSTADELKSKLPDAVLVLGAAMDDKVNFVVVVPQDLVKKGFHAGKIVKEVAAVCGGGGGGRPDMAQAGGKDASKLGEALAKAEELVASQA